Proteins found in one Oribacterium sp. oral taxon 102 genomic segment:
- a CDS encoding low temperature requirement protein A, producing the protein MDAEKNTMQPEKRVEYIELFFDLIFVYTFRSINGLFHGMESGFPSAELLGSFFFLMAVAVQVWFFSVLFFNRYGRKSIRDYLTILLNMYLLYYMATSGAAHLMQNYARYHLAWAGILLNLAYRNWDKREYGHHLDELDRQILYYTFQGLCMQALLVLLCIPVYRLSGLPLSALALLFGFVIRYRNHHFLTQHPADFPHLTERILLLVILTFGEMLIGIGSYFHPGGSIYYNLSAFLIATGMFLSYGFYYDNVLDHHKKTSGLGMLLLHVPLIIVINSTTIALEFFAREGMHSTLRPVFLLVMMILYYGLLLGINHYGKPIGFLDERYLILLLLLLAFYIPGIILSADEPRFSTLFTLLYVYLHLGLQLRQYKRKTGKPLHIGRYLE; encoded by the coding sequence ATGGATGCGGAAAAGAATACGATGCAGCCTGAGAAAAGAGTCGAATATATCGAGCTTTTCTTTGACTTGATTTTTGTCTACACCTTTCGCAGCATCAACGGACTGTTCCATGGCATGGAGAGCGGATTTCCGTCGGCGGAGCTGCTGGGGAGCTTCTTCTTTCTGATGGCGGTCGCGGTGCAGGTCTGGTTCTTTTCCGTGCTGTTTTTTAACCGCTACGGCCGGAAGTCGATCCGGGATTACCTGACGATCCTGCTGAATATGTATCTGCTCTACTATATGGCGACGAGCGGCGCAGCGCATCTTATGCAGAATTATGCCCGTTATCATCTCGCATGGGCGGGGATTCTCCTGAATCTTGCCTATCGGAACTGGGACAAGCGGGAATACGGGCATCACCTCGACGAGCTGGACCGGCAGATCCTGTATTATACCTTTCAGGGGCTCTGCATGCAGGCGCTTCTGGTGCTGCTCTGCATCCCGGTTTACAGGCTGAGCGGGCTCCCTCTTTCTGCGCTTGCCCTGCTCTTCGGCTTTGTGATCCGTTATCGGAATCATCATTTCCTGACGCAGCATCCGGCAGACTTTCCGCACCTGACGGAACGGATCCTGCTGCTCGTGATCCTGACCTTCGGAGAGATGCTGATCGGCATCGGCTCTTATTTTCATCCGGGCGGGAGCATTTATTACAATCTCTCCGCCTTCCTGATCGCGACGGGGATGTTCCTGAGCTATGGATTTTATTATGATAACGTGCTGGATCATCATAAGAAGACCAGCGGGCTGGGAATGCTGCTCCTCCATGTGCCGCTGATCATTGTCATCAATTCGACGACGATCGCGCTCGAATTTTTCGCGCGGGAGGGGATGCACAGCACGCTGCGGCCGGTCTTCCTGCTCGTCATGATGATTCTGTATTACGGGCTGCTGCTCGGGATCAATCATTATGGGAAGCCGATCGGCTTTCTGGATGAGCGTTATCTGATTCTGCTGCTGCTGCTCCTGGCTTTCTATATTCCGGGGATTATTCTGAGTGCGGATGAGCCGCGTTTCTCTACGCTGTTCACGCTGCTCTATGTATATCTGCATCTGGGCTTGCAGCTCCGGCAATACAAGCGAAAGACCGGGAAGCCGCTGCACATCGGACGGTATCTGGAGTAA
- a CDS encoding DUF362 domain-containing protein, whose translation MERAKVYFTDFRTRIGVSLPEKLQKLVRRAGIGEIDMDGKFVAIKLHFGELGNISYLRPNYVRALAEVVKELGGKPFLTDCNTLYPGSRKNALEHLYCAEVNGFNPMTTGCQTIIGDGLRGTDDIAVPVRNGEYFQEAYIGRAVMDADIFISLTHFKGHEATGFGGTLKNIGMGCGSRAGKMQQHNEGKPHVIPELCRDCKRCAKECGSDAISYESGKAYINQEICKGCGRCIGACAFDAIENNTEGAFAILGRKIAEYSQAVCDGRPCFHVSLITDVSPNCDCHGENDAPILPDIGMLASFDPVALDQACVDLCLKAEPIRNSQLGDNLAKPDWQHHHDHFLDSNPNVHYRETLEHGEKIGLGMREYELLRL comes from the coding sequence ATGGAGAGGGCAAAGGTTTATTTTACGGATTTCAGGACACGGATCGGCGTGAGCCTTCCGGAAAAGCTGCAGAAGCTGGTGCGGAGAGCAGGGATCGGAGAGATTGATATGGACGGCAAGTTCGTCGCGATCAAGCTGCATTTCGGAGAGCTGGGGAATATCTCCTATCTGCGCCCGAATTATGTGCGTGCGCTCGCAGAGGTTGTGAAGGAGCTGGGAGGCAAGCCCTTTCTCACGGACTGCAATACCCTCTATCCGGGTTCCCGCAAAAATGCGCTGGAGCACCTGTACTGTGCGGAGGTGAACGGCTTCAACCCCATGACGACCGGCTGTCAGACGATCATCGGTGACGGGCTGCGCGGGACGGATGATATCGCGGTGCCGGTTCGAAACGGAGAATATTTTCAGGAGGCGTATATCGGACGAGCTGTGATGGATGCGGACATCTTCATTAGTTTGACCCATTTCAAGGGGCATGAGGCGACGGGCTTCGGCGGCACGCTGAAGAATATCGGAATGGGCTGCGGGAGCCGCGCAGGCAAGATGCAGCAGCACAATGAGGGCAAGCCGCATGTCATCCCGGAGCTCTGCCGGGACTGCAAGAGATGCGCGAAGGAGTGCGGCTCGGATGCGATCTCCTATGAGAGCGGCAAGGCGTACATCAATCAGGAGATCTGCAAGGGCTGCGGCCGCTGCATCGGAGCCTGCGCCTTCGATGCGATCGAGAACAATACAGAGGGTGCTTTCGCCATTCTGGGCAGAAAGATCGCAGAGTATTCGCAGGCGGTCTGCGACGGCAGACCCTGCTTCCATGTGAGTCTGATCACCGATGTTTCACCGAACTGCGACTGCCATGGAGAAAATGATGCCCCGATTCTGCCGGATATCGGTATGCTCGCCAGCTTCGATCCAGTGGCGCTTGATCAGGCGTGCGTGGATCTCTGCCTTAAGGCGGAGCCGATCCGGAACAGCCAGCTCGGCGATAATCTCGCGAAGCCGGACTGGCAGCACCACCATGACCACTTCCTCGACAGCAATCCGAATGTGCATTATCGTGAGACACTGGAGCATGGGGAGAAAATCGGACTCGGAATGAGGGAGTATGAATTGCTCAGGCTGTGA
- a CDS encoding metal-dependent transcriptional regulator: MKAYETHESEENYLEAILMLSQDRQHVRAIDIANMLGFSKPSVSIALKRFREEGKVDVDEKGSLSLTKTGMEIARSTYEKHLVLTDVLVALGVNAYTASQDACRMEHVLSPESFAKIKEYYQKMKPEKQS; encoded by the coding sequence ATGAAAGCATATGAAACCCATGAATCCGAAGAAAATTATCTGGAAGCGATTCTGATGCTCTCGCAGGATCGGCAGCATGTCCGCGCCATCGATATCGCCAACATGCTCGGCTTCTCGAAGCCCAGCGTCAGTATTGCATTAAAGCGCTTCCGCGAGGAGGGCAAGGTGGATGTCGACGAGAAGGGCTCGCTCAGCCTGACGAAGACCGGCATGGAGATCGCCCGCTCCACCTATGAAAAGCACCTCGTGCTGACGGACGTGCTGGTCGCGCTCGGCGTCAACGCCTACACCGCGTCGCAGGATGCCTGCCGGATGGAGCATGTCCTGAGTCCGGAGTCCTTCGCGAAGATCAAGGAATATTACCAGAAGATGAAGCCCGAAAAGCAGTCTTGA
- a CDS encoding ArsR/SmtB family transcription factor has translation MTKEMQLSEKKVKHLVQNISEAELCDLAELFKIFGDSTRIRILYDLFEQERNVTELCADLEMNQSAVSHQLKILRTSKLIRARREGKTIVYSLADEHVKAIIAMGKEHIEE, from the coding sequence ATGACAAAGGAAATGCAGCTTAGTGAAAAGAAGGTGAAGCATCTCGTGCAGAATATCTCGGAGGCAGAGCTCTGCGATCTCGCGGAGCTGTTCAAGATCTTCGGAGATTCCACGAGGATACGCATTCTCTATGACCTCTTCGAGCAGGAACGCAATGTAACGGAGCTCTGCGCGGATCTGGAGATGAACCAATCTGCGGTCTCACATCAGCTGAAGATCCTCAGAACCTCGAAGCTGATCCGCGCCCGCCGGGAAGGAAAGACGATCGTCTATTCTCTGGCGGATGAGCATGTCAAGGCGATCATCGCGATGGGCAAGGAGCATATCGAAGAATAA
- a CDS encoding FeoA family protein, with protein sequence MTVRDLKPGMDAVVKKLNGEGAVKRRIMDMGITKGTQVHVRKVAPLGDPIELTVRGYELSIRKADAEMIEIAE encoded by the coding sequence ATGACAGTCAGAGATTTGAAGCCGGGAATGGATGCCGTGGTGAAGAAGCTGAACGGCGAAGGCGCTGTGAAGCGCCGGATCATGGATATGGGGATCACCAAGGGGACGCAGGTTCATGTACGGAAGGTTGCGCCGCTGGGAGACCCGATCGAGCTTACGGTAAGAGGCTATGAGCTTTCGATCCGCAAGGCGGACGCGGAAATGATTGAGATTGCAGAGTAA
- a CDS encoding phosphoribosylaminoimidazolesuccinocarboxamide synthase, whose product MTAFVPVKEGKVREIYDLKENLLMVATDRISAFDVILNNRIADKGRVLTQMSKFWFDFTRDVIPNDLLSVDTKDMPEFFRNESFEGRSTLCRKLEMIPIECIVRGYITGSGWENYKKDGTICGRKLPEGLKECEKLPEPLYTPSTKAELGEHDENISFEQSIGVLEKAFPGRGEALAVKIRDATLAVYRKCADYALSRGIIIADTKFEFGLDREGNVVLADEVLTPDSSRFWRLRGYEAGKPQASFDKQYVRDWLRANPDNQNTLPEEVVERTSALYKEAYTMLTGREL is encoded by the coding sequence ATGACTGCGTTTGTTCCAGTTAAGGAAGGAAAGGTTCGTGAGATCTATGATCTCAAAGAAAACCTGCTGATGGTAGCTACGGACAGGATTTCCGCGTTCGATGTCATTCTGAACAATCGGATTGCCGACAAGGGCAGGGTACTGACCCAGATGTCGAAGTTCTGGTTCGATTTTACGAGGGACGTCATTCCGAACGATCTGCTCTCCGTAGACACGAAGGATATGCCGGAATTTTTCCGGAATGAGAGCTTCGAGGGGCGCTCCACTCTGTGCAGGAAGCTGGAGATGATTCCGATCGAGTGCATCGTGCGCGGCTATATCACAGGCTCCGGCTGGGAGAATTATAAAAAGGACGGGACAATCTGCGGCAGGAAGCTGCCGGAGGGGCTTAAGGAGTGCGAGAAGCTGCCGGAGCCGCTCTATACGCCGTCTACGAAGGCGGAGCTGGGGGAGCACGATGAGAATATCAGCTTCGAGCAGTCCATCGGCGTGCTGGAAAAGGCCTTCCCGGGGCGCGGAGAGGCACTCGCTGTGAAGATTCGGGACGCGACGCTCGCTGTCTATCGGAAATGCGCGGATTACGCGCTCTCCCGCGGCATCATCATTGCGGACACGAAGTTCGAGTTCGGGCTGGACAGAGAGGGAAATGTCGTACTCGCCGACGAGGTGCTGACGCCGGATTCCAGCCGCTTCTGGAGGCTTAGGGGATATGAGGCGGGAAAGCCGCAGGCATCCTTCGACAAGCAGTATGTCCGTGACTGGCTGCGTGCCAATCCGGACAATCAGAACACGCTGCCGGAGGAGGTAGTGGAGAGGACCAGTGCATTGTACAAGGAGGCGTATACGATGCTCACCGGCAGGGAGCTCTGA
- a CDS encoding glycoside hydrolase family 88 protein — translation MEKWITESALEGYPEAQDREIREALHSAVQQVERNLADFTDSFPGANSVNGRYRPGENRGWTTGFWTGEIWLAYEAEAEVKKKAALLHAGERQVVSFLRRIETRYDVDHHDMGFLYSPSCVAAYKLIGSETGKRAALLAAEQLLRRFQPVGGFLQAWGTMGEAGNYRFIIDCLLNLPLLYWASEETGETRFREIAERHIRTAMANVIREDGSAWHTVFMNPESGAFDHGATCQGYRDGSAWARGQAWGIYGTAMAYRYTKREEYIRYFQRVTSYFLNHLPKDLIPCWDLSFGEGDIEPLREDRFGDTDYDVQVQPRDSSSTLIVICGLLEMSGHLGGTESVHYRSIARKLLEGVLRHCITEQREIGSGLVLHGTYSHKSPYNTCTPEGTDEYVIWGDYYYMEALTRLLRPEWRIYW, via the coding sequence ATGGAAAAATGGATCACGGAAAGCGCGCTCGAGGGCTATCCCGAGGCACAGGATCGGGAAATCCGAGAGGCGCTGCACAGTGCGGTGCAGCAGGTTGAGCGGAATCTCGCAGACTTTACGGATTCCTTCCCCGGGGCAAACAGCGTAAACGGCCGCTACCGTCCCGGGGAGAACCGGGGCTGGACGACAGGCTTCTGGACCGGGGAGATCTGGCTCGCCTATGAGGCGGAAGCGGAAGTGAAAAAAAAGGCGGCGCTTCTTCATGCGGGAGAGAGGCAGGTGGTGTCCTTCCTGCGGAGAATTGAGACGCGTTATGATGTGGATCACCATGATATGGGCTTCCTCTACAGCCCGTCCTGCGTGGCGGCATACAAGCTGATCGGATCGGAGACGGGGAAGCGGGCAGCGCTCCTTGCGGCGGAGCAGCTGCTCCGCCGCTTCCAGCCGGTCGGAGGCTTCCTGCAGGCGTGGGGAACGATGGGAGAAGCCGGAAATTACCGCTTTATCATCGATTGTCTCCTGAATCTGCCGCTTCTGTATTGGGCGAGCGAAGAAACGGGGGAGACGCGCTTCCGGGAAATCGCGGAGCGGCATATCCGTACTGCCATGGCGAACGTCATACGGGAGGACGGTTCTGCTTGGCATACGGTCTTTATGAATCCGGAGAGCGGCGCGTTCGATCATGGCGCGACCTGTCAGGGCTATCGGGACGGCTCCGCCTGGGCGAGAGGGCAGGCGTGGGGGATATACGGCACTGCGATGGCATACCGCTATACGAAGCGGGAGGAGTATATCCGATATTTCCAGCGGGTAACGAGCTATTTTCTGAATCATCTGCCGAAGGATCTGATTCCTTGCTGGGATCTGTCCTTTGGAGAGGGAGATATTGAACCGCTTCGAGAGGATCGCTTCGGCGATACGGACTATGATGTGCAGGTACAGCCGAGGGATTCCTCCTCGACCCTGATCGTGATCTGCGGGCTGCTGGAAATGAGCGGGCATTTAGGGGGGACGGAAAGCGTGCATTACCGAAGTATTGCACGGAAGCTTCTGGAGGGCGTGCTGCGACACTGCATTACAGAGCAGAGGGAGATCGGCAGCGGACTGGTGCTGCACGGAACCTATTCTCACAAAAGCCCCTACAATACCTGTACGCCGGAGGGCACCGATGAGTATGTGATATGGGGAGACTACTACTATATGGAAGCGCTGACGAGACTGCTCAGACCGGAATGGAGGATATACTGGTAA
- a CDS encoding FeoA family protein yields MPLTLADTGIEQTIQRIGGSSEVRQHLSDMGFVPGGSVTVISTSAGNLIVKVKEARVAISKEMAAKIIV; encoded by the coding sequence ATGCCGCTGACATTGGCAGATACAGGCATAGAGCAAACGATTCAGAGAATCGGCGGAAGCAGTGAAGTGAGACAGCATCTCAGCGACATGGGCTTCGTCCCGGGCGGGAGCGTCACTGTGATTTCCACCTCGGCGGGAAATCTCATCGTAAAAGTTAAGGAAGCCAGAGTCGCGATCAGCAAGGAGATGGCGGCGAAAATCATAGTATAA
- a CDS encoding heavy metal translocating P-type ATPase, protein MKCQILHESRGRMRVHIATARMTVKEADILQYYLQSKDFIREVRVYERTGDAIIYYGGAREQLLSLLARFRYEGNEGLVPEHTGRELNRQYEERLIGAVARRALSIAFCPHALRMPLAIVKAVPFVLAGLKSIFHGRIEVALLDATAITASLLRGDHDTATSVMFLLTVGETLEEWTHKKSVDDLARTMSLNVDKVWVESDGEELLLPVTEVSVGSIVIVRTGNMIPLDGKVISGEAMVNQASMTGESMPVRKLADSVVYAGTVVEEGECRIRVEKAAGSGRYDRIVHMIEESERLKSGTEDRASHLADRLVPYSLGGSVLTYLLTRNVTKALAFLMVDFSCALKLSMPLAVLSAMREAGRYHISVKGGKFLEAVSDAETIVFDKTGTLTYAMPRVERVVSFDGQNEEEMLRLAACLEEHYPHSMANAVVAEAKRRELRHEERHTKVEYIVAHGISSFYEDRRVLIGSYHFIFEDEHCVIPEGEEERFRSLPEEFSHLYLAVDGRLSAVILIADPLREEAREVISALRHVGIKKAVMMTGDSQRTASAVALRLGLDEFYAEVLPEDKAGFIRREHEQGRKVIMIGDGVNDSPALSEADAGIAISEGAAIAREVADITISEGDLHSLVVLKELSNALMGRIQKNYRFIIGFNALLIGLGVAAVLQPANSALLHNISTVGIGMESMTNLLKREPAESRTA, encoded by the coding sequence ATGAAATGTCAAATTCTCCATGAATCGAGAGGGCGCATGCGCGTCCATATCGCTACGGCACGGATGACAGTCAAGGAGGCGGATATCCTGCAATACTATCTGCAATCGAAGGACTTCATCCGGGAGGTGCGTGTCTATGAGCGAACCGGCGATGCGATCATTTACTATGGGGGCGCGCGGGAACAGCTGCTTTCGCTGCTGGCGCGCTTCCGTTATGAAGGGAATGAGGGGCTCGTTCCGGAGCATACCGGACGGGAGCTGAACCGGCAGTATGAGGAGCGGCTGATCGGCGCCGTCGCCCGCCGGGCACTCAGTATTGCTTTCTGTCCGCATGCGCTCCGGATGCCGCTGGCGATCGTGAAGGCAGTTCCCTTTGTGCTCGCGGGACTCAAGAGCATTTTTCACGGCAGGATCGAGGTGGCGCTGCTGGATGCGACGGCGATTACGGCATCCCTGCTCCGCGGCGACCATGATACAGCGACCTCTGTCATGTTCCTGCTCACGGTCGGAGAGACACTGGAGGAGTGGACGCACAAGAAGTCGGTAGACGATCTCGCGCGGACGATGTCGCTCAATGTAGATAAGGTCTGGGTCGAGTCGGACGGAGAGGAGCTGCTGCTCCCGGTGACGGAGGTCTCGGTCGGCAGCATCGTGATCGTCCGAACCGGAAATATGATCCCGCTGGACGGCAAGGTCATATCGGGCGAGGCGATGGTGAATCAGGCTTCTATGACAGGTGAGTCCATGCCGGTACGGAAGCTCGCGGACTCGGTGGTTTATGCCGGTACGGTGGTCGAGGAGGGCGAATGCCGCATCCGCGTGGAGAAGGCGGCGGGAAGCGGACGCTATGATCGGATCGTGCATATGATCGAGGAGTCCGAGCGGCTGAAATCCGGAACGGAGGACAGAGCCTCCCACCTTGCCGACCGGCTGGTGCCGTACAGCCTCGGCGGCTCGGTGCTGACCTATCTCCTGACCCGCAATGTCACGAAGGCGCTTGCCTTCCTGATGGTAGACTTCTCCTGTGCGCTGAAGCTCTCGATGCCGCTCGCAGTGCTCTCCGCGATGCGGGAGGCGGGACGCTATCACATTTCCGTGAAGGGCGGGAAATTTCTGGAGGCGGTGAGCGACGCGGAGACCATCGTCTTCGACAAGACCGGAACCCTGACCTATGCGATGCCGAGGGTGGAGCGTGTCGTCAGCTTCGATGGGCAGAATGAGGAGGAGATGCTCCGTCTCGCTGCCTGTCTCGAGGAGCATTACCCGCATTCCATGGCGAATGCCGTCGTGGCGGAGGCGAAGCGGCGGGAGTTGCGGCATGAGGAGCGGCATACCAAGGTGGAATATATCGTAGCGCACGGGATTTCCAGCTTCTATGAGGACAGGAGAGTCCTGATCGGGAGCTATCACTTCATCTTCGAGGATGAGCACTGCGTGATCCCGGAGGGCGAGGAGGAGAGATTCCGGAGCCTGCCGGAGGAGTTTTCCCATCTTTATCTTGCGGTGGACGGCAGACTCTCGGCGGTGATCCTGATCGCCGATCCGCTTAGGGAGGAGGCACGGGAAGTGATTTCCGCGCTCCGGCATGTCGGGATCAAGAAGGCGGTAATGATGACCGGCGACAGTCAGAGGACGGCATCCGCCGTGGCGCTCCGGCTGGGACTGGATGAGTTCTATGCAGAGGTGCTGCCGGAAGACAAGGCAGGCTTCATCCGCAGGGAGCACGAACAGGGCAGAAAGGTCATCATGATCGGAGACGGCGTGAATGATTCGCCGGCGCTCTCCGAGGCGGATGCGGGGATTGCGATCAGCGAGGGCGCGGCAATCGCACGGGAGGTCGCGGATATCACGATCTCGGAGGGAGATCTCCATTCCCTTGTCGTGCTGAAGGAGCTCAGCAATGCGCTGATGGGGCGGATACAGAAGAATTACCGCTTCATCATCGGCTTCAATGCGCTCCTGATCGGGCTCGGTGTGGCGGCTGTGCTGCAGCCGGCGAACTCGGCGCTGCTGCACAACATTTCCACGGTGGGGATCGGCATGGAGAGCATGACGAACCTTTTGAAGAGGGAGCCTGCCGAGAGCAGAACTGCCTGA
- a CDS encoding DUF2264 domain-containing protein, translated as MKFIPKHLDYTRSPYTGLTRESWIEAGKFLLEGIFRQLSGTEDPIVLARTETEVSYPHLYAPAAQQERERRAETFEGLARSFFIASVLLHEEPELCISGIPLREYYKTQILRTVTPGDPLYAGSYREMQALCAPDIDPGKPFQQTVETCALVIGLSLSETEIWETCSRVEQDRIADFLRDWAKSSTVPQNWRLFNMLDMAFLFRHGYEIDETIMQEHAQAILDYYVGDGWYRDGESFDYYSCWAFNVYGPLWCSWYGYERMPELAAQFEAHSHSLMRSYPDFFDADGWTTMWGRSCIYRNAATSAFDGNLFLKSPSLSYGRARQIASGSLLQFLGREDVFAEGIPSLGFYGKFLPLVQSYSCAESPFWLGKAFLCLHLPKGHPFWTAREERGSFDALRAGEVKETVLDGPALAFTNHGASGETILRTGKVRKRRDDLHGMWNYGKLCYNSKFPWEAAASEQIEPQQYTVESLWNSRVLRGNVIFWCGQREAVLYRRQFFDYRMEEECHWFDAVNLADFPVPLGIFRADKLRLNQRPCVVRLGSYGFPDNGTEILRREDGSGACAVILKGRDHEGSPRQMAMTIYDGWESLRTVESRGTNPDSSSSLILLAEMRLSRRYDASESHVLLSQVITKEELSDFSEEELFPLEGIDYGDPYRSGASGTIRLRLKNGAERRIDYGGIERRLCL; from the coding sequence ATGAAATTCATACCGAAGCATCTTGACTATACGCGTAGCCCTTACACGGGCCTGACGCGGGAAAGCTGGATCGAGGCGGGGAAGTTCCTGCTGGAGGGCATTTTCCGCCAGCTTTCCGGGACAGAGGATCCGATTGTCCTCGCAAGAACCGAGACGGAGGTGAGCTATCCTCACCTCTATGCCCCAGCGGCGCAGCAGGAGCGGGAAAGGAGAGCGGAGACCTTTGAGGGGCTGGCGCGCTCCTTTTTTATTGCTTCGGTGCTGCTCCATGAGGAGCCGGAGCTCTGCATCTCCGGCATTCCGCTGCGAGAATATTATAAAACACAGATTCTCCGGACGGTGACACCGGGAGATCCGCTCTATGCCGGAAGCTACCGGGAGATGCAGGCGCTCTGCGCGCCGGATATAGATCCCGGCAAGCCGTTCCAGCAGACAGTGGAGACCTGTGCGCTGGTGATCGGGCTCTCTCTGTCGGAGACAGAGATCTGGGAGACCTGCAGCCGGGTGGAGCAGGATCGGATCGCCGATTTTCTTCGGGATTGGGCGAAGAGCAGCACTGTCCCGCAGAACTGGCGGCTCTTCAATATGCTGGATATGGCGTTTCTCTTCCGGCATGGCTACGAGATCGACGAGACGATCATGCAGGAGCACGCGCAGGCGATTCTCGACTATTACGTCGGAGACGGCTGGTATCGCGACGGGGAAAGCTTCGACTATTATTCCTGCTGGGCGTTCAATGTCTACGGCCCGCTCTGGTGCAGCTGGTACGGCTATGAAAGGATGCCGGAGCTCGCCGCGCAGTTTGAAGCGCATTCCCATTCGCTGATGCGGAGTTATCCGGACTTTTTCGATGCGGATGGCTGGACAACTATGTGGGGACGGAGCTGCATTTACCGGAATGCAGCGACCTCCGCATTTGACGGAAATCTTTTTCTGAAAAGTCCGTCACTTTCCTATGGCAGGGCACGGCAGATCGCTTCGGGCTCGCTCCTGCAGTTTCTCGGCAGGGAGGATGTCTTTGCGGAGGGAATTCCGTCCCTCGGCTTCTATGGGAAGTTCCTGCCGCTCGTGCAGAGCTATTCCTGCGCGGAGTCCCCGTTCTGGCTCGGCAAAGCGTTTCTCTGCCTGCATCTCCCGAAGGGGCATCCGTTCTGGACGGCGCGGGAGGAGCGCGGCAGCTTCGATGCTCTTCGGGCGGGAGAGGTGAAGGAGACGGTTCTGGACGGTCCGGCGCTTGCCTTCACGAATCACGGCGCCTCCGGAGAGACGATCCTCCGGACTGGCAAGGTACGGAAGCGAAGGGACGATCTGCACGGAATGTGGAATTACGGCAAGCTCTGCTACAACAGCAAATTTCCGTGGGAGGCGGCTGCCTCGGAGCAGATCGAGCCGCAGCAGTATACGGTGGAGAGCCTCTGGAACAGCAGAGTGCTCCGCGGGAATGTGATATTCTGGTGCGGACAGAGAGAGGCTGTCCTCTACCGGCGGCAGTTCTTCGATTACCGGATGGAGGAGGAATGCCATTGGTTCGATGCAGTCAATCTCGCAGATTTTCCGGTACCGCTGGGCATTTTCCGGGCGGACAAGCTCCGCCTCAATCAGCGCCCCTGTGTTGTCCGGCTCGGTTCCTATGGCTTCCCGGATAATGGCACGGAGATTCTCCGGAGAGAGGATGGAAGCGGCGCCTGCGCCGTCATTCTGAAGGGAAGGGATCATGAGGGAAGTCCCCGGCAGATGGCGATGACGATTTATGACGGCTGGGAGAGCCTCAGGACGGTAGAAAGCCGAGGGACGAATCCGGATTCGTCGTCTTCCCTGATTTTGCTTGCGGAAATGCGGCTCTCACGCCGCTACGATGCGTCAGAGAGTCATGTCCTTCTCTCACAGGTCATCACGAAGGAGGAGCTCTCGGATTTTTCGGAGGAGGAGCTTTTTCCGCTCGAGGGGATAGACTATGGGGATCCGTACCGGAGCGGCGCTTCAGGGACAATTCGTCTCCGCCTGAAGAATGGGGCAGAAAGGCGGATCGACTACGGCGGGATCGAGAGGAGGCTGTGCCTCTAG
- a CDS encoding DUF6110 family protein, with protein sequence MSFWNCDWKKIGLFACGVLFGTAGVKVLSSDDAKKVYTETTAAVLRGQECVMKVSTSIRENANDIYEDAKRINEKRAEKKAAAVIADEAEKEA encoded by the coding sequence ATGAGTTTTTGGAATTGCGACTGGAAGAAGATCGGTTTGTTTGCCTGCGGCGTACTCTTCGGGACAGCGGGCGTGAAGGTGCTTTCGAGCGATGATGCCAAGAAGGTCTACACGGAGACGACCGCGGCAGTGCTTCGCGGACAGGAGTGCGTGATGAAGGTCAGCACCTCGATCCGGGAGAATGCGAACGACATCTACGAGGACGCGAAGAGAATCAATGAGAAGCGTGCGGAGAAGAAGGCTGCGGCAGTCATTGCCGACGAGGCGGAGAAGGAAGCGTGA